A window of Oncorhynchus nerka isolate Pitt River linkage group LG4, Oner_Uvic_2.0, whole genome shotgun sequence contains these coding sequences:
- the LOC115117610 gene encoding uncharacterized protein LOC115117610: MRREGHLHPGRMDFPDGEYHHRGGRPEDDLYRPPFHEDDPYLLSGAVREVYLRGGDPSLRGFEEDELRRAGYHEDDLRRRDHYLEEQIHGQDYLEDMRRREFLEARPGHQEEIPHRQAYPEEPPRRSVYPENDPLKQFYSDEVLRRTFHAAEASKERAFREDESPHGRSYPHVPAYPQEFPPERAYPDKAPLCFEHAHGMAAHGPPVHEDPYSEDTHRSGYLEEAQRRAYNEEQHGPAYPEGNPHRRSHDRDPNGRGYPKGPDGQGAADEDLRFPNQMEGPMETGGQGSREHLFDLVKAIRQEGRGPQHPEMERGMGPPGMRGTQKPAEGGRMRTDIPEPFRRFLEGATDDHKSPGKRKRKSRFSDATEQEEDVLKLMQAGDNRRRSEPFAKPQGAYQGVAGSRPMAEAAPDTGNVLDVLNNIQVENVEEANFLKDKLCNLLKEFQDKKYEKTAVMPAYKSLHPTVISKEYNHMSKDHLENPRDDYERNYREVQEERHYEGHPPRHSKEHSQERYTSETPQDPYRDTDMRMERRAQYEEVFGHVEMYPQSHARPEEPMAYPPRELSGADVPS; the protein is encoded by the exons ATGAGGCGGGAAGGACACCTGCATCCAGGGAGGATGGATTTCCCGGACGGGGAGTACCACCACAGAGGAGGCCGTCCTGAAGATGATCTATATAGACCTCCCTTCCATGAAGACGATCCTTACTTATTGTCCGGGGCAGTACGAGAGGTTTACCTGAGAGGAGGAGACCCCAGCCTGCGTGGTTTTGAGGAAGACGAGCTTCGTAGAGCAGGCTATCATGAAGATGACCTTCGTAGAAGGGATCACTACCTTGAAGAACAAATCCATGGTCAGGATTATTTGGAGGACATGCGTAGACGAGAGTTTTtggaggccaggccaggccaccaAGAGGAAATCCCTCATCGCCAAGCATACCCTGAAGAACCTCCACGCAGGAGTGTCTACCCGGAGAATGATCCTCTCAAACAGTTCTATTCTGATGAGGTTCTCCGTAGAACATTTCATGCTGCTGAAGCTTCTAAGGAGCGGGCCTTTCGAGAAGATGAATCACCACATGGGAGGAGCTATCCTCATGTTCCGGCCTATCCGCAGGAATTTCCTCCTGAACGTGCCTATCCTGACAAAGCTCCTCTCTGCTTTGAACACGCCCATGGAATGGCAGCCCACGGACCACCTGTTCATGAAGACCCTTACTCCGAGGATACCCATAGAAGCGGATACCTTGAGGAGGCACAACGCAGGGCGTACAATGAGGAACAACATGGACCAGCCTATCCAGAAGGCAACCCTCATAGGCGATCTCACGACAGGGATCCAAACGGCCGTGGCTACCCCAAGGGGCCAGATGGGCAAGGAGCTGCTGACGAAGACTTGAGGTTCCCAAATCAAATGGAGGGACCAATGGAGACAGGGGGTCAAGGCAGCAGGGAGCATTTGTTTGACCTTGTCAAGGCCATTCGTCAGGAGGGGAGGGGTCCGCAGCATCCAGAGATGGAGCGAGGGATGGGACCACCAGGAATGAGGGGGACTCAGAAGCCAGCAGAGGGTGGCAGAATGAGAACAGATATCCCCGAACCTTTCCGGCGCTTCCTGGAAGGAGCCACAGATGACCACAAGAGCCCCGGGAAACGGAAGAGAAAGAGCAGGTTCTCTGATGCCACAGAACAGGAGGAGGACGTGTTGAAGTTAAT GCAAGCTGGTGACAATAGAAGAAGGTCAGAACCTTTTGCCAAGCCACAG GGTGCTTATCAAGGAGTAGCAGGCTCCAGACCAATGGCAGAGGCAGCTCCAGACACTGGGAATGTTTTGGATGTACTG AATAACATACAGGTTGAGAATGTGGAAGAGGCCAACTTCCTGAAGGACAAGCTGTGTAACCTTCTGAAAGAGTTCCAAGACAAAAAATATGAGAAGACAGCAGTAATGCCTGCG TACAAAAGCCTACATCCAACAGTCATTTCCAAAGAATATAATCACATGAGCAAGGATCACCTGGAAAATCCCAGAGATGACTATGAAAGAAACTACAGAGAAGTGCAAGAGGAGAGACATTACGAAGGCCATCCTCCCAGACACTCAAAGGAACACTCACAGGAGCGCTACACTTCAGAGACCCCACAGGAtccttacagagacacagacatgagaatggagaggagagctcAATATGAAG AGGTCTTTGGGCATGTTGAGATGTACCCACAATCTCATGCTCGTCCAGAGGAGCCAATGGCATACCCCCCACGAGAGTTGTCAGGGGCCGATGTACCCTCGTGA